One window of Hylemonella gracilis genomic DNA carries:
- a CDS encoding ABC-F family ATP-binding cassette domain-containing protein, which yields MSDITLMDAALAYGHAPLLDRANFSMETHERVGLIGRNGTGKSSLLKILAGLEKLDDGELQLRQGLHLAYVPQEPVFADSSVSVLEAVREGLTDLIALTTRYAQGDGDLGRLQDEIEARDGWNWQRRLDETLQRLHLPADTAMSTLSGGMRKRVALARGLVARPDVLLLDEPTNHLDLESILWLEELLREFEGSVIVISHDRAFLDAITTRIVELDRGQLRDYPGNYAAYQIQKAAQLAQEDVIQAKADKLLAQEEVWIRKGVEARRTRSQSRITRLERLRTQRAERREAIGRVRLDIATGAPSGKLVAELSQVSKSFGDRVIVQNFNATLLRGDKIGLIGPNGAGKTTLLKLILGELEPDQGQIRQGSKQQVAYFDQMRDALDLNATLEDFVSPGSEWVEIGNRRQHVKSYLGDFLFSPAQANTPVRSLSGGERNRLLLARLFARPANVLVLDEPTNDLDIDTLELLETLLQDYPGTVFLVSHDRSFLDQVVTSIIAHEGNGRWQEYQGSVEDWLTQSRRSMETRGRNAVASNRAASPPIPAPVAPAPAPTAQQRGGKLSFKERRELEALPDLIDHLEKEQAAIRTELAAGQLYSTDPRRAAELHQRDAQLDEEMKEGLARWEVLSMRE from the coding sequence ATGTCGGATATCACCCTGATGGATGCCGCGCTGGCCTATGGGCACGCGCCTTTGTTGGATCGCGCCAATTTCTCCATGGAGACGCACGAACGCGTCGGACTTATCGGCCGCAACGGGACCGGGAAATCCTCCCTCCTCAAGATCTTGGCGGGACTGGAGAAACTGGATGACGGGGAGCTGCAATTGCGACAAGGCCTGCATCTCGCCTATGTTCCGCAGGAGCCCGTCTTCGCAGACAGCAGCGTCAGCGTGCTGGAGGCCGTGCGCGAAGGGTTGACTGACCTGATCGCCCTGACGACCCGATACGCACAGGGCGACGGGGACCTGGGTCGGCTACAGGACGAAATCGAAGCCCGTGATGGCTGGAATTGGCAGCGGCGCCTCGACGAAACTCTGCAGCGACTGCATCTGCCCGCCGACACAGCCATGTCGACCCTCTCCGGCGGCATGCGCAAACGTGTTGCGCTGGCGCGCGGGCTGGTGGCGCGACCCGACGTGTTGCTGCTGGACGAACCGACCAATCACCTGGACCTCGAGTCCATACTCTGGCTGGAAGAACTGCTGCGCGAGTTTGAGGGCAGCGTGATCGTCATCTCGCACGACCGCGCCTTTCTGGATGCCATCACCACACGCATCGTCGAACTGGATCGTGGCCAATTACGAGACTACCCAGGCAACTACGCCGCCTATCAGATCCAGAAAGCAGCGCAGCTTGCGCAGGAGGACGTCATTCAGGCTAAGGCCGACAAGCTGCTGGCACAAGAAGAGGTCTGGATACGCAAGGGCGTGGAAGCCCGGCGCACACGCAGTCAGAGTCGCATCACGCGCCTGGAGCGCCTGCGTACCCAGCGTGCGGAACGCAGAGAGGCGATTGGTCGTGTGCGCCTGGACATTGCCACCGGTGCCCCAAGCGGGAAGTTGGTCGCAGAGCTCAGCCAAGTCAGCAAATCATTTGGCGACCGTGTCATCGTCCAAAACTTCAACGCCACCTTGCTACGCGGTGACAAGATCGGTCTGATCGGCCCCAATGGCGCGGGCAAGACAACCTTGCTCAAACTAATACTGGGCGAACTCGAGCCCGACCAGGGGCAGATCCGTCAAGGCAGCAAGCAACAGGTTGCCTACTTTGACCAGATGCGCGATGCACTGGACCTGAATGCGACGCTGGAGGATTTTGTCAGCCCCGGAAGCGAATGGGTGGAGATCGGCAATCGCCGCCAGCACGTCAAAAGCTATCTGGGTGACTTTCTGTTCTCCCCGGCGCAAGCCAATACCCCCGTGCGCTCGCTGTCGGGCGGTGAGCGCAACCGCTTGTTGCTGGCACGCCTGTTCGCCCGCCCCGCCAATGTGCTGGTCCTGGACGAACCCACCAACGACCTCGACATCGACACGCTGGAGCTGCTAGAGACCTTGCTGCAAGACTATCCAGGGACCGTGTTCCTGGTCAGTCATGATCGCAGTTTTCTCGATCAGGTCGTAACCAGCATCATCGCCCACGAGGGCAACGGACGTTGGCAGGAATACCAAGGCAGCGTCGAAGATTGGCTGACGCAGTCCAGGCGATCGATGGAGACGCGCGGACGAAACGCAGTCGCGAGCAACCGGGCGGCAAGTCCGCCAATACCCGCACCTGTGGCGCCCGCCCCTGCACCAACGGCGCAACAACGCGGCGGCAAGCTCAGCTTCAAGGAACGCCGTGAGCTGGAAGCGCTGCCCGACCTCATTGATCATCTGGAAAAAGAGCAGGCGGCCATACGCACGGAATTGGCCGCCGGGCAGCTCTACAGCACGGACCCGCGACGGGCGGCCGAACTGCATCAACGCGACGCACAGCTCGATGAGGAAATGAAGGAAGGACTCGCGCGCTGGGAAGTCCTGTCGATGCGCGAGTAG
- the gmhB gene encoding D-glycero-beta-D-manno-heptose 1,7-bisphosphate 7-phosphatase has product MPNALKLVILDRDGTINQDRDDYVKSEAEWAPLPGALEAIARLNHAGWHVVVASNQSGLGRGLFDVAALNAMHTKMHKLLATAGGRVEAIFYCPHGPEQACHCRKPAPGLFEQIGERYGVSLHGVPTVGDTARDLIAGASVGCEPHLVLTGKGAAWREPLAAGQALPGNFPAGTRVHDNLAAFAAWLIARDHEPQSAPHGD; this is encoded by the coding sequence ATGCCCAACGCCCTCAAGCTGGTTATCCTGGATCGTGATGGCACGATCAATCAGGATCGCGACGACTACGTGAAGTCGGAGGCGGAATGGGCGCCCCTGCCCGGTGCGCTGGAGGCCATCGCCCGGCTCAACCATGCCGGCTGGCATGTGGTGGTCGCCTCCAACCAATCCGGTTTGGGGCGCGGCCTCTTCGATGTCGCCGCACTCAACGCCATGCACACCAAGATGCACAAGCTGCTGGCCACGGCGGGCGGTCGGGTGGAGGCCATCTTTTATTGCCCGCATGGGCCGGAGCAAGCCTGCCATTGCCGCAAACCCGCGCCCGGTCTGTTCGAGCAAATCGGTGAGCGTTACGGGGTTTCGCTGCATGGCGTGCCCACGGTCGGTGACACGGCGCGCGACCTGATCGCTGGCGCATCGGTGGGCTGCGAACCGCATCTGGTGCTGACCGGCAAGGGCGCGGCCTGGCGCGAGCCCCTGGCCGCGGGTCAGGCCCTGCCCGGCAACTTCCCGGCCGGCACCCGGGTGCACGACAATCTGGCCGCCTTCGCCGCCTGGCTGATCGCGCGCGACCACGAACCGCAGAGCGCGCCGCACGGCGACTGA
- the glyS gene encoding glycine--tRNA ligase subunit beta produces MSMNNLLVELFVEELPPKALKKLGDAFASVLVDQLKVQGLASADSVVTPYASPRRLAVHVTAVASKATDKAVQQKLMPVSVGLGADGQATPALLKKLQALGADVSDAAKAVAALKRAPDGKAEALFYDSVVPGAPLAAGLQKALDEAITKLPIPKVMSYQLETDCELPGWSSVNFVRPAHGLVALHGGTVLPVQALGLKAGNSTRGHRFEAKKEVVVLKDADSYATALREDGAVIASFTERRAEIVRQLAAAAAQVGGGVRPIEDAALLDEVTGLVERPHVLVCEFEKEFLAVPQECLILTMKANQKYFPLLDTAGRLTNKFLVVSNISPADASAVIGGNERVVRPRLADAKFFFDQDRKKTLESRVEGLGKVVYHNKLGTQGERVERVRAIAKAIAQQLGDAKLVAAADIAARLAKTDLLTDMVGEFPELQGIMGGYYARHDGLGEEIAHAIEDHYKPRFAGDELPRGTVGVAIALADKLETLAGLFAIKQFPTGDKDPFALRRHALGVIRMLVEKGLPLDLIELIGIAEKQFPEDRGYVAVFDSLREFIYERFAGGLREQGYSTIEVDAVLAVFPRHLGDVVKRLTAVRAFAALPEAAALAAANKRIGNILKKAEGAVEAKVNTGLLTEPAEQALHGALHSVQPLADSLYANGEYAASLRELAVLKAPVDAFFDGVMVNAEDAALRANRLGLLKSLHEAMNRVADLSRLAA; encoded by the coding sequence ATGAGCATGAACAATCTTCTTGTCGAACTGTTTGTCGAAGAGCTGCCGCCCAAGGCGCTCAAGAAGCTGGGGGATGCCTTCGCTTCCGTGCTGGTGGACCAGCTCAAGGTCCAGGGCCTGGCTAGTGCGGATTCCGTCGTCACACCCTACGCCTCGCCGCGTCGCCTGGCCGTGCACGTGACGGCGGTGGCCAGCAAGGCCACGGACAAAGCCGTGCAGCAAAAGCTCATGCCCGTGAGCGTGGGACTGGGCGCGGACGGCCAGGCCACGCCGGCCCTGCTCAAGAAACTCCAGGCCCTGGGCGCGGATGTGTCTGATGCCGCGAAGGCCGTGGCAGCCCTCAAGCGCGCGCCCGATGGCAAGGCCGAGGCGCTGTTCTACGACAGCGTGGTGCCCGGCGCCCCGCTGGCGGCGGGCTTGCAGAAGGCGCTGGATGAGGCGATCACCAAGTTACCCATTCCCAAGGTCATGAGCTACCAGCTCGAGACCGATTGCGAACTGCCTGGCTGGAGCAGCGTGAATTTTGTGCGTCCGGCGCATGGCCTGGTGGCCCTGCATGGGGGCACCGTGTTGCCAGTCCAAGCCCTGGGTCTGAAGGCCGGCAACAGCACACGCGGCCATCGCTTCGAGGCCAAGAAGGAGGTGGTCGTCCTCAAGGACGCCGACAGCTATGCCACCGCCTTGCGCGAGGACGGTGCCGTCATTGCTTCCTTCACCGAGCGCCGCGCCGAGATCGTGCGCCAGCTCGCGGCGGCAGCCGCCCAGGTGGGCGGTGGCGTGCGCCCCATTGAAGACGCAGCCCTGCTGGACGAAGTCACGGGCCTGGTCGAGCGCCCGCATGTACTCGTCTGTGAGTTCGAGAAGGAGTTCCTGGCCGTGCCGCAGGAATGCCTCATCCTCACGATGAAGGCCAACCAGAAGTACTTCCCCCTGCTCGACACGGCTGGCAGGCTGACGAACAAGTTCCTCGTGGTTAGCAACATCAGCCCAGCCGACGCCAGCGCCGTGATCGGCGGTAACGAGCGCGTGGTGCGCCCGCGCCTGGCCGACGCCAAATTCTTCTTCGACCAAGACCGCAAGAAGACCTTGGAATCGCGCGTCGAGGGCCTGGGCAAGGTCGTGTATCACAACAAACTGGGCACGCAGGGTGAGCGCGTGGAACGCGTGCGTGCCATCGCCAAGGCCATCGCGCAGCAATTGGGTGACGCCAAGCTGGTGGCGGCTGCGGACATCGCTGCGCGCCTGGCCAAGACCGATTTGCTGACCGATATGGTGGGTGAGTTTCCGGAGCTGCAGGGCATCATGGGCGGCTACTACGCGCGCCACGATGGCCTGGGCGAGGAGATTGCGCACGCCATCGAAGACCACTACAAGCCGCGCTTCGCGGGTGACGAACTGCCGCGAGGTACTGTCGGTGTGGCCATAGCGCTCGCTGATAAATTGGAAACGCTGGCTGGGCTCTTCGCGATTAAGCAGTTTCCGACCGGGGACAAGGATCCGTTCGCGCTACGACGGCACGCTCTTGGTGTGATTCGGATGCTTGTTGAAAAAGGCCTACCGCTTGATTTGATTGAACTCATTGGGATTGCAGAGAAGCAATTCCCAGAGGACCGTGGCTACGTAGCAGTGTTTGATTCATTGCGCGAGTTTATTTATGAGAGGTTCGCTGGCGGATTGCGGGAGCAGGGATACAGCACCATTGAGGTCGACGCAGTTTTGGCTGTGTTTCCTCGGCATCTTGGTGATGTGGTCAAGCGCCTGACCGCCGTGCGCGCCTTCGCCGCCCTGCCCGAAGCTGCTGCCCTGGCCGCCGCCAACAAACGCATCGGCAACATCCTCAAGAAAGCCGAAGGCGCCGTCGAGGCCAAGGTCAACACGGGGCTGCTCACCGAGCCGGCGGAACAAGCCCTGCACGGCGCGCTGCACAGCGTACAACCGCTGGCCGACAGTCTCTACGCGAATGGCGAATACGCTGCCTCCCTGCGTGAACTGGCGGTGCTCAAGGCCCCGGTGGACGCATTCTTCGATGGCGTGATGGTCAATGCCGAGGACGCCGCCTTGCGCGCCAACCGTCTGGGCCTGCTCAAGAGCCTGCACGAAGCCATGAACCGCGTGGCCGATCTGTCCCGGCTGGCGGCCTGA
- a CDS encoding HlyC/CorC family transporter, whose protein sequence is MPDPYPARFSEKEDKRTLWKRIVEIIRPGPDSTAELIETLAEAEDKQLIGAESRFMLEGVLRMADQSAGDVMVPTPRMDLVDINAPYSELLHAVIDAAHSRFPVYEGERENIIGILLAKDLLKLQRAPELNIRALLRPAVFVPESKGLNDLLREFRGTRNHLAIVIDEFGRVAGLITIEDVLEQIVGEIEDEFDISEDEGDIFGLADQTYRVSGSAAIQRVNEAFGVEIIASDPDESFDTVGGLIAHEMGHVPRRGEQHVIAGLKFIVLHTKGGAVRWFKVTPVTSPSDNSPRA, encoded by the coding sequence GTGCCTGACCCTTATCCTGCGCGTTTTTCCGAGAAGGAAGACAAGCGCACTCTCTGGAAAAGAATTGTCGAAATCATTCGGCCGGGACCGGACTCCACGGCCGAACTGATCGAGACCCTCGCCGAAGCCGAGGACAAGCAGCTCATAGGCGCTGAGTCGCGCTTCATGCTCGAAGGCGTGCTGCGCATGGCCGATCAAAGCGCCGGCGATGTGATGGTGCCGACCCCACGCATGGACTTGGTGGACATCAACGCACCCTACAGCGAGTTGCTCCACGCGGTCATCGATGCCGCGCATTCGCGTTTTCCAGTGTACGAAGGGGAACGGGAAAACATCATCGGCATTCTCTTGGCCAAGGATTTGCTCAAACTGCAGCGCGCGCCCGAACTGAATATCCGGGCGCTGTTGCGACCAGCGGTGTTCGTGCCGGAAAGCAAGGGGCTGAATGACCTGCTGCGTGAATTCCGGGGCACGCGCAATCATCTAGCCATCGTGATCGATGAATTTGGCCGCGTGGCCGGCCTCATCACCATCGAGGATGTACTCGAACAGATCGTCGGTGAAATCGAGGATGAGTTCGACATTTCCGAAGACGAGGGCGATATTTTCGGCCTTGCCGACCAGACTTACCGCGTCAGTGGCAGTGCTGCCATCCAGCGTGTCAACGAGGCCTTTGGCGTGGAGATCATCGCGAGCGACCCTGACGAGAGCTTTGACACCGTCGGTGGCTTGATCGCGCATGAAATGGGGCATGTGCCGCGCCGGGGTGAGCAGCACGTCATCGCCGGCCTGAAGTTCATCGTCTTGCACACCAAGGGCGGCGCGGTCCGGTGGTTCAAGGTCACTCCTGTGACCTCGCCATCTGACAACAGCCCGCGTGCCTGA
- the lnt gene encoding apolipoprotein N-acyltransferase: MRVSTAVRISLSLVAGGLQAMSIATPWDGQPQGWLQLLSMGVLASLLLYQVWPGKGKPAAHASSAAGLGWLYATAWLAGSFWWMFIAMHRYGGLPEPLAALAVLALSGTLALYAAAACALYAYLARKLGPGRPAVNALLFAALWLLAELARGRWFTGFGWGAAGYAHVQGPLAAYAPWIGVYGITAVTAWLAMMLASTGRQIFLAPSGQEGERAWRRAGIDGLAVVLVLCLPLAQQRWLPLQTQSTGRLRVALLQGNIPQDEKFQPGSGVALSLRWYGDRLLQVPPDTALVVAPETALPLLPQDLPAGYWPQLVARYTQGGSSAALIGLPVGNFRDGYTNSVIGLAPGQGPYRYDKHHLVPFGEFIPVGFHWFTAMMQIPLGDFNRGDLNQASFTWQGQRLALNICYEDLFGEELGARFADAAAAPTAFVNLSNIAWFGDTVAVAQHLHISRMRALEFARPMVRATNTGATAWIDHQGRVRAMLAPYTRGVLTVDVEGQTGRTPYARWVAACGLWPLWILGLAVVSWAVWRSRSRRAVSAGVEP, encoded by the coding sequence ATGCGCGTGAGCACGGCAGTCCGCATCAGCCTGTCATTGGTGGCGGGCGGCTTGCAGGCCATGTCCATCGCGACGCCTTGGGACGGTCAGCCGCAAGGCTGGTTGCAATTGCTTTCTATGGGCGTGCTGGCCAGCTTGCTTCTGTACCAGGTCTGGCCTGGCAAGGGCAAGCCGGCCGCGCACGCCTCTTCGGCTGCGGGACTCGGCTGGCTGTATGCCACGGCTTGGTTGGCTGGCAGTTTCTGGTGGATGTTCATCGCGATGCATCGCTATGGCGGCTTGCCCGAGCCGCTGGCAGCGCTCGCGGTGTTGGCGCTGTCGGGCACGCTGGCGCTGTATGCCGCCGCCGCCTGTGCCCTGTACGCTTACCTCGCGAGGAAACTGGGCCCGGGGCGACCCGCCGTGAATGCCTTGTTGTTCGCCGCGCTCTGGCTGTTGGCCGAACTGGCGCGAGGGCGCTGGTTCACCGGCTTTGGCTGGGGCGCCGCCGGGTACGCGCATGTGCAAGGGCCGCTGGCGGCTTACGCACCGTGGATTGGGGTGTACGGCATCACGGCGGTGACGGCCTGGCTCGCGATGATGCTGGCCTCCACCGGACGGCAAATCTTCTTGGCCCCGTCCGGGCAAGAGGGTGAGCGCGCATGGCGACGTGCGGGCATCGATGGCCTTGCCGTGGTTCTGGTGCTATGCCTGCCCCTCGCGCAACAGCGCTGGCTGCCCTTGCAAACCCAGTCAACCGGCAGGCTGCGCGTCGCCTTGTTGCAAGGCAATATTCCCCAGGACGAGAAGTTCCAGCCCGGCAGTGGCGTGGCACTCTCCCTGCGTTGGTATGGCGACCGACTGCTGCAAGTTCCTCCGGACACCGCCTTGGTGGTCGCGCCGGAGACCGCTTTGCCCCTGCTGCCCCAGGACCTGCCTGCGGGCTACTGGCCTCAGCTCGTAGCCCGTTACACGCAAGGCGGCTCGTCGGCTGCCTTGATCGGTCTGCCTGTGGGCAATTTCCGCGACGGATATACCAACTCTGTGATCGGTCTGGCGCCGGGGCAGGGGCCTTACCGCTACGACAAGCACCACCTGGTGCCCTTCGGCGAATTCATCCCCGTGGGGTTCCATTGGTTCACGGCCATGATGCAGATCCCGCTCGGTGACTTCAATCGCGGCGATTTGAACCAAGCTTCGTTCACCTGGCAGGGCCAGCGCCTGGCCCTGAACATCTGCTACGAGGATCTGTTTGGCGAGGAGCTGGGCGCGCGCTTCGCCGACGCGGCGGCCGCGCCCACCGCGTTCGTCAACCTCAGCAACATCGCCTGGTTCGGCGACACGGTGGCGGTGGCCCAGCATCTGCACATTTCGCGCATGCGCGCCCTGGAGTTCGCGCGCCCCATGGTGCGCGCCACCAACACGGGTGCGACCGCCTGGATTGATCACCAGGGCCGGGTGCGCGCCATGCTTGCGCCCTATACCCGGGGTGTGCTCACCGTCGATGTGGAGGGTCAGACCGGTCGCACGCCTTACGCCCGCTGGGTCGCGGCCTGCGGGCTCTGGCCGCTCTGGATCCTGGGCTTGGCCGTCGTGTCCTGGGCCGTCTGGCGTAGCCGATCAAGGCGCGCGGTTTCGGCGGGCGTGGAACCGTAA
- a CDS encoding GNAT family N-acetyltransferase, whose product MASTLESDVVQSKPKARRPWWAVIRSLSARHRERIAGHLLALDPQDRYLRFGYAANDAQIRSYVDKLDFERDVVFGIYNWRLKLVAMAHLAHSVDRSYDACAEFGVSVLPSARGHGYGGQLFARAMLHARNAGVQLMFIHALSENKIMLGIARKAGATVEYDGSEAQAYLRLPAATFETQVAELLEEQLAQADYRLKMQARQFWNLLSDLQDVRRGVREGRHRTGS is encoded by the coding sequence ATGGCCTCTACTCTGGAGAGCGACGTCGTGCAAAGCAAGCCCAAGGCCCGTCGGCCTTGGTGGGCCGTCATCCGCAGTCTCAGCGCCCGGCATCGTGAGCGCATCGCTGGCCATCTATTGGCGCTGGACCCGCAGGACCGGTATCTCCGTTTCGGATACGCTGCCAACGACGCACAAATCCGCTCCTATGTAGACAAATTAGACTTCGAGCGCGATGTCGTGTTTGGCATCTATAACTGGCGCCTGAAGCTGGTCGCCATGGCCCACCTTGCGCATTCGGTGGATCGAAGCTATGACGCCTGCGCGGAGTTTGGCGTCTCCGTCCTGCCCTCGGCCAGAGGGCATGGTTACGGGGGGCAACTCTTCGCTCGTGCCATGCTGCATGCCCGCAACGCAGGCGTGCAGTTGATGTTCATCCACGCCTTGAGTGAGAACAAGATCATGCTGGGCATCGCGCGCAAAGCCGGTGCCACGGTGGAATACGACGGTTCTGAGGCGCAAGCCTATCTGCGTCTGCCTGCGGCCACGTTCGAGACGCAGGTGGCGGAGTTGCTGGAAGAGCAATTGGCTCAAGCCGACTATCGACTCAAGATGCAAGCCCGGCAATTTTGGAACTTGCTGTCGGATCTGCAAGATGTGCGGCGCGGCGTACGCGAAGGCCGACATCGAACCGGCTCCTGA
- the cheD gene encoding chemoreceptor glutamine deamidase CheD, which produces MTQGGAKILAGGRVSRVDELRAQARKPGEASFFYVDHHFQYDAVKVLPGEYFVTGEDVLVMTVLGSCIAACIWDNKARLGGMNHFMLPEGEDGSGRYGSYAMELLLNEMFKMGARRETMQAKIFGGGAVMAGFTTMNVGERNTQFVLDYLAAERIPVVSQDVLDVHPRKVCFFPVTGKVLVKRLAHAHPEALVVEERKGNAVNVAKSTAGGSVDLF; this is translated from the coding sequence ATGACCCAGGGCGGTGCCAAGATCCTCGCGGGGGGGCGTGTCTCCCGCGTGGACGAGTTGCGCGCCCAGGCACGCAAGCCTGGGGAAGCCTCTTTCTTCTACGTGGATCACCATTTCCAGTATGACGCCGTGAAGGTCCTGCCGGGCGAGTACTTCGTGACGGGCGAAGACGTGCTGGTGATGACGGTGCTGGGATCCTGCATTGCAGCCTGCATCTGGGACAACAAGGCGCGCCTAGGGGGCATGAATCATTTCATGTTGCCGGAAGGTGAAGATGGTTCAGGTCGCTACGGTTCGTATGCGATGGAACTGTTGCTCAACGAGATGTTCAAGATGGGCGCGCGCCGCGAGACGATGCAGGCCAAAATTTTTGGCGGCGGAGCCGTGATGGCGGGCTTCACGACCATGAACGTGGGGGAGCGCAACACCCAGTTCGTGCTGGACTATCTGGCGGCCGAGCGCATTCCGGTGGTGTCGCAGGACGTGTTGGATGTGCATCCGCGCAAGGTGTGCTTTTTCCCTGTGACGGGGAAGGTGCTCGTCAAGCGCCTGGCGCACGCACATCCCGAGGCCCTGGTCGTCGAGGAGCGCAAGGGCAACGCCGTCAACGTGGCCAAGTCGACGGCGGGTGGATCGGTCGATCTGTTCTGA
- a CDS encoding protein-glutamate methylesterase/protein-glutamine glutaminase has translation MKKIRVVVVDDSALVRSLLAEIINRQRDMECVGVANDPLVAREIIRELNPDVITLDVEMPRMDGLDFLGRLMRLRPMPVLMISTLTERGAEVTMKALELGAIDFVAKPRIGLADGIKELADQIVEKIRVAASAQVKRAVPQPAAARMATSPEGAGAAATTPPPKLLGRVSTEKLICIGSSTGGTEAVKEILMRMPADAPGILVTQHMPPGFTTSFAARLNGLCQITVKEAVDRERILPGHAYIAPGGRHLRIDRSGANYVAVVEDGEPVNRHKPSVDVLFHSCAQVVGPNAFGIMLTGMGNDGAKAMREMKDAGSYNYVQNEATCVVFGMPREAIAHGAADEVLPLLEIAPALLSRLRSGGGDRYRV, from the coding sequence TTGAAGAAGATACGCGTGGTTGTGGTGGATGACTCGGCGCTGGTCCGCAGCCTGCTCGCCGAAATCATCAATCGGCAGCGCGACATGGAGTGTGTGGGCGTGGCCAACGACCCGCTGGTGGCGCGCGAAATCATCCGGGAGTTGAATCCCGACGTCATCACCCTTGATGTCGAGATGCCGCGCATGGACGGCCTGGATTTCCTGGGACGCCTGATGCGCTTGCGGCCCATGCCCGTGCTCATGATTTCCACCCTGACCGAGCGCGGCGCCGAAGTGACCATGAAGGCGTTGGAACTTGGAGCCATTGATTTTGTCGCCAAGCCGCGTATTGGCTTGGCCGATGGCATCAAGGAGCTTGCGGATCAGATCGTCGAAAAAATCCGCGTTGCAGCTTCCGCTCAGGTCAAACGTGCGGTTCCACAACCTGCCGCTGCGCGCATGGCTACTTCGCCGGAGGGCGCTGGCGCCGCAGCGACCACGCCTCCACCCAAGCTGCTTGGGCGCGTTTCCACCGAAAAACTGATCTGCATCGGCTCGTCCACGGGCGGGACCGAAGCCGTCAAGGAAATTCTGATGCGCATGCCCGCGGATGCGCCTGGCATCTTGGTGACGCAGCACATGCCGCCGGGGTTCACGACCAGTTTCGCGGCCCGTCTGAATGGTCTATGCCAGATCACCGTCAAGGAGGCCGTGGACAGGGAGCGCATTTTGCCGGGGCACGCCTACATCGCCCCCGGCGGTCGCCACCTGCGCATCGATCGCAGCGGCGCGAACTACGTCGCCGTCGTCGAGGATGGCGAGCCGGTGAATCGCCACAAGCCATCAGTTGATGTGCTTTTTCATTCTTGCGCGCAAGTGGTTGGTCCCAACGCCTTCGGCATCATGCTGACCGGCATGGGCAACGATGGCGCCAAGGCCATGCGTGAAATGAAAGACGCGGGCAGCTACAACTACGTGCAGAACGAAGCCACCTGCGTGGTCTTCGGCATGCCCAGGGAAGCCATCGCTCATGGCGCGGCGGACGAAGTGTTGCCTCTGCTTGAAATCGCCCCTGCCTTGCTGAGTCGCCTGCGCAGCGGCGGCGGGGATCGCTACCGAGTGTGA
- the glyQ gene encoding glycine--tRNA ligase subunit alpha, producing the protein MLTFQQIILTLQSYWDKQGCALLQPYDMEVGAGTSHTATFLRAIGPEPWKAAYVQPSRRPKDGRYGENPNRLQHYYQYQVVLKPAPSNILELYLGSLEALGFDLKKNDIRFVEDDWENPTLGAWGLGWEVWLNGMEVTQFTYFQQVGGIDCKPITGEITYGLERLAMYLQGVDNVYNLKWTDSLSYGDVYLQNEKEQSAYNFEHSDADFLFTAFTAHEKQAKHLMEQQLALPAYEQVLKCAHSFNLLDARGAISVTERAAYIGRIRNLARSVAQSYYESRERLGFPMAPREWVAQIEKQTEKKAA; encoded by the coding sequence ATGTTGACCTTCCAGCAAATCATCCTCACCTTGCAGTCCTATTGGGACAAACAAGGCTGCGCGCTCCTGCAGCCCTATGACATGGAAGTCGGCGCGGGCACTTCGCACACCGCCACCTTCCTGCGCGCCATCGGCCCGGAGCCCTGGAAGGCTGCCTACGTGCAGCCCAGTCGCCGGCCCAAGGACGGTCGCTACGGCGAAAACCCCAACCGTCTGCAGCACTACTACCAATATCAGGTCGTGCTCAAGCCCGCGCCCAGCAACATCCTCGAGCTATACCTGGGTTCGCTCGAAGCCCTGGGCTTTGATCTGAAAAAGAACGACATCCGCTTTGTCGAGGACGACTGGGAGAACCCCACGCTGGGTGCCTGGGGTCTGGGCTGGGAAGTCTGGCTCAACGGCATGGAAGTGACGCAGTTCACCTACTTCCAGCAGGTTGGCGGCATCGACTGCAAGCCCATCACCGGCGAGATCACCTATGGCCTGGAGCGCCTGGCCATGTACCTGCAGGGCGTGGACAACGTCTATAACCTGAAGTGGACCGATAGCCTGAGTTACGGCGACGTCTATCTGCAGAACGAGAAAGAGCAGTCAGCCTACAACTTCGAGCACAGCGACGCCGATTTCCTGTTCACCGCCTTCACGGCGCACGAGAAGCAGGCCAAGCACTTGATGGAGCAGCAGCTGGCCCTGCCGGCTTACGAGCAGGTGCTCAAGTGCGCGCACAGCTTCAACCTGCTGGACGCACGCGGCGCCATCTCCGTGACCGAACGCGCCGCCTACATCGGCCGCATCCGCAACCTCGCGCGCAGCGTCGCGCAGAGCTACTACGAGAGCCGCGAGCGCCTGGGTTTCCCCATGGCGCCGCGCGAGTGGGTGGCGCAGATCGAGAAGCAGACTGAGAAGAAGGCCGCCTGA